The genome window GAGTTGTAGCCGCATCTTCATCGCAAACGCAATGTTGGCGTTTCCGGCGGGCGGGAAGGCCTTGAAAACGTCCCAATGCACGAGCCCGTGGTAGGATGGGTCGGGTTGGGTGAAGCCAGGGAAACGTCCGGAGCCCCAATCGAAATTGCCGCCATCAACGACAATGCCGCCAATCGAAGTGCCGTGGCCCGCGAGGTACTTGGTCGTGGAATGAACCACCACTGCCGCACCCCATTCAAAGGAGCGGTGCAGGATCGGGGTAAGACAGGTGTTGTCGAGAATCAGGGGAATGCCCGCGGCCTTGCCGATCTTGGCGACCTCCTCGACCGGGAACACGTTGAGCGCGGGATTGCCGAGCCCTTCGCCATAGAACGCCTTGGTGTTCGGCTTGATTGCCCGTTGGAAGGCGTCCGGGTCGTCGGCGTCCACGAAGGTAATCTCAATCCCGAGCTTCGGCAGGGTGTGATGGAACAGGTTGTAAGTTCCGCCATAAAGCTGGGATACAGAAACGATATGGTCGCCCGCTCCTGCGACGTTGAGGATCGCCGCGGTAATCGCCGCCTGACCTGACGAATGGGCAAGCGCGGCCGTGCCGCCTTCGAGTGCTGCGAGGCGCTGCTCGAGCACATCCGTGGTCGGATTCATGATCCGGGTATAGATGTAGCCGAGTTCCTTGAGCGCGAAAAGATTTGCCGCATGGTCGGCGTCGCGAAACACGTAGCTGGTCGTCTGATAGATCGGGACTGCGCGGGAGCCGGTAGCCGGGTCAGGGACCTGGCCGGCGTGAAGAGACTTGGTGCCGAGGCCGGTAGGGTAGGGTTTCATGAAGGAAGGAGTGTAAGGAGGGATTAGGGGAGAAGGGGAGGCAGGTAAGCGAGGTTGGGGGGCCGCGGTGATTTGGAGGACTGAAGGATTGGAGAGGTGGCGAGGTCGCCACCGGCTACCAGCAACAGGCTCCTCTAAAGCGTGTCGATGATGCTATTGAACGTCTTGCTCGGCCGGAGGGCCTCCGTTGCCCTCGTGTCGTCGGGGCGGTAGTAGCCGCCCACGTCGATCGGCTTCCCTTGGACGGCAATCAACTCCTGCACGATCACCTTTTCCTGCTCCGCGAGCTTGTCGGCGACGGGGCCAAACACCCGTTTCAGGTCGGAGTCGACAGTTTGCGCGGCAAGCTCCTGTGCCCAATACAGCGCGAGATAGAAATGGCTGCCCCGGTTGTCGATTCCGCCCACCTTTCTCGAAGGCGACTTGTCGTTTTCGAGGAACTTGCCATTCGCCGCATCCAGCGTGTCGGCGAGCACCTTCGCCTTGGCGTGTTTCATGACAATGCTGAGGTGCTCCAGCGAAGCGGCGAGGGCGAAGAACTCTCCGAGGGAATCCCAGCGCAGGTAGTTTTCCTGGAGGAACTGTTCCACGTGCTTGGGCGCCGAACCACCGGCTCCCGTCTCGAAAAGGCCGCCGCCGTTCATCAGAGGAACGATCGAGAGCATCTTCGCACTCGTCCCGACCTCGAGGATCGGGAAAAGATCGGTGAGGTAGTCGCGAAGCACGTTGCCGGTGACAGAGATCGTGTCCTGGCCGACCTTGAGGCGCTCCAGCGTCTTGCGGCAAGCGTCTGCGGGGGGAAGCACGTCAAGCGTGAGGCCGGTGAGATCGTGTTGGGAGAGGTAGGTGCGGACCTTGGCCAGCACCTGGGCGTCGTGAGCCCGGCGTTCGTCGAGCCAGAAGATGGCGGGTGTCTGGCTGAGCCGGGCACGATTCACCGCCAGCTTCACCCAGTCCTGGATGGCCGCATCCTTGGTCTGGCACGCACGCCAGATGTCGCCTTCCTCGACGCCATGCTCGAGCAGCACGTTGCCGGCATCGTCGACGACGCGGATCGTGCCCGAAGCGGGCGCGATGAAGGTCTTGTTGTGCGACCCGTACTCCTCGGCAGCCTGCGCCATCAGGCCGACGTTAGGCACGGAGCCCATGGTCTTGGGATCAAAGGCGCCATGCTTCTTGCAGAACTCGACCGTGGCATCGTACACGCCGGCGTAGCTGCTGTCGGGGATGACGGCGAGGGCATCCTGAAGCTTGCCCTGCGCATCATACATCTTTCCGCCTGCGCGGATCATCGCAGGCATGGAGGCATCGACAATCACGTCACTTGGCACGTGGAGATTTGTGATGCCGTTGTCGGAGTTGACCATCGCGATTGCAGGGCCGCCTGCGAGAACCGCCTTGAGGTCGGATTCGATCTCGGCGCGCTTCGCCTCGGGGAGGTTTTGCATCTTCTCCACGAGGTCCCCCAGGCCGTTGTTGAAATCGACACCCAGGGATTGGAGTGTGTCGGCGTGCTTCTCGATCAGGGACGCAATGAAGACCCGCACAGCGTGGCCGAAAAGGACCGGGTCTGAGACCTTCATCATCGTCGCCTTGAGGTGGAGCGAGAAGAGGATGCCTTCACGCTTCGCGCGGGCGACCTGCTCCTGATAGAAAGTGATCAGGGCCTTCTTTCGCATCACAGTGCCGTCGAGGATTTCGCCAGCCTTGAGCGGCGTCTTCTCCTTCAGCACTTTCACCGCCCCGGCTGTATCCACAAAAACAATACGCACGTTGGTCGCGGCCTGCACGGTGACTGATTTCTCGTTGGAGAAGAAATCATCGCCGCCCATTGTCGCCACCACCGTCTTCGACGAAGGGGACCAGGCGCCCATCGAGTGCGGGTGCTTGCGGGCATAATCCTTGACCGCCTTTGGCGCCCGGCGATCGGAGTTGCCCTCGCGGAGGACGGGATTCACAGCGGATCCCTTCACCTTGTCGTAGCGGGCCTTGCTGTCCTTCTCCTCGTCGTTCGCCGGCACTTCCGGATAGGATGGGATCGCGTACCCCTTCGCCTGCAGCTCCGCAATGGCCTCCTTGAGCTGAGGCACCGACGCCGAGATGTTGGGCAGCTTGATGATGTTGGCCTCCGGTTTGAGCGTCAGCGCTCCGAGTTCAGCCAGATCATCGCTGATGCGCTGGTGCGGGGGAAGGCGGTCGGAGAACTGGGCCAGAATACGCCCCGAGAGCGAGATGTCCCGCGTCTCCACGCTGATATCCGCGTGCCGTGCAAACGCCTGCACGATTGGCAGGAGCGAGTACGTGGCAAGGGCGGGTGCTTCGTCCGTTCGGGTGTAAAGGAGGGTCGGCTTCGCGGGCATGGGTAAAAAGTTGCCCCGAACTCAAACCCGCCTCCCGAAGGCGGTCAAAGTCAATTCGGTTGTTTTAACCAGCCTTCGCGTCCCAGCCAGGCATGGAGGAGGTCTGGCCACACGTCGATCGGGCCGTAGCCTTTTCGCATCCCGTGTCCGTGCGGGCCGCGGGTGAAGGCATGAAGTTCCGCAGGGACGCCGTGCTTTCGGAGCGCCAGATAGAAGAACACGGAATTCTCAGAAGCGACGCCTTCATCCCCGCCGCTCGCCAGAAGGAAGGTGGGTGGCGTCTGCGCGGTCACATTCGAAACCGGTGACAGTTCGCGCGCCTTTTCCGCAGGGCTTCCCGCGGGAAGGAGGTTCATAGCCGACCCTGAATGCCCGATCGGGGTCTCAAGGGTGAGTACGGAATACACCAGGACCAAGAAGTCAGGCCTCGCGCTTACGGAATCCAGGCTGTCGCCTGCTCTTGCTTCCGGGGAGTCATAGAGGGTCCCGGCCAAGGCGGTCAAGTGGCCGCCCGCCGAGAATCCCATGGCGCCGATTCGATTAGGATCGATTCCAAATTCCTTCGCCTGGCTCCTGACGACCCGGATCGCACGGGTCACGTCGAGGAGAGGAATTGGGTGCTTATGCTGGCGATGGCGGTACTTGAGCACGAACGCAGTGACACCACGTTCGGCGAACCACTCGGCGATCTCGGTCCCCTCCTTTACAAAGGCAAGGAGCCAATAGCCGCCACCAGGGCTGATCACCACCGCACACCCATTGGCTTTGCCAGGGGCGGGCCGGAACACGGTCAAGGTGGGTATTGAGATGTTCTCGAGGTTTTCAGCGCGGGGGTAGGGTTTGCCGTTGTTCACCTCATGAGACCACGACTCGGCGGGGATGCCTTCCATGGCCCCGGGGGCCTTTTCGGGCCAAAGCGGCACCACTTCTGGATTGCCGCGGCAGAAGGCGGATAGTGTCGCCAAGAGAAGCACTGAGAGGACGTTTGCGGGACGTGGGAAATAAGCGATCATTGACCAAGAGGGGTAAGGCTCAGGAATCGAATAACTGCCGCAGCTTGGGCGCGCGAGGCGTCGATGTCGACTTCGACGCGGAGTTCCCAGTCGTTGTTTCCCTCCGGATCAATCAGCATCTGGGCGACTTCCCAGCGCGAGCCGGGTGGCTCAACGTCCAGAAAATGCGTGTGTCGGGTGGAGCGTCCTTCCGGATCAAGCTTGAAGCGGCCGCGTGCATTCCAATAGGCCTCGAAGCGCTGTTCCAACTCGCGCGCGAGCCCGGTTTCCACATCGGGAGTGCTCCCCACAAGCGCCGCCGCCGTTTCCCAATCGCGGGAGGCGCAGGCTTGGAGGAACTGAAGAATGGCGGTGCGGATCAGGCGCTTGAAGGTTCGTTGATCACGCGTGATGTCTGGTTTCCCCTGGCGGCGGGGCTCCTCGGTTGAGCCTGGGTCAACGGCGTAGTTCGGATTGCGCATCTTTTCCCACTCCTCGATGAGGCTCGAGTCGATGCTGCGCACCAGCTCCCTCAGGTGCGTCTCCATCTCGAGCACCTCCTCGGTCTTGAAGGAGTCCGGGACGGTTTGGCTGAGCACCTTCCAAGCCTGGCTCAGGTGGCGGAGCAACACGCCTTCCGCGCGCTGAAGTCCGTACTCGCGCACATAATCCGAGAAGCTCATGTAGCGTTCGTATACCTCGCGCGCGATTGCCTTGGGCCGCACGTTCTCCTGTCCCACCCAGGGGTGTGAGGCGGAAAAGGCATTGAACGTTTCGTACAGGAACTCGCGTATCGGCTTGGGATGCTCGATCTCCTCGAGCTTTTCCATGCGCTGCTCGTAAGGCACGTCGGCAGCCTTCAGGCGTTCGAGCTCCTCGGTCTTTGCCTTGTCCACCTGGCGTCGCAAGATGACCTCGGGGTCTTCCAAAATGGATTCGCAAAGCGTCAGGACCTCGAGGGCATACTCGGGCGATTCGGGATTCAGCCTGGGCAGCGTGTCGATCAGGTACAGGGAGAGTGCCTGATGCAGTGAGAAATCGGACTGGAGGTCCACGTTTACCTGGAGTCTCCGTCCTGAAGGCGCCGGCGGGGTGATGGCGAGAATGCCGCGTTCAAGGAGGGAACGGAACAGTTGCCACGCTTTTCGTCGCAGCGTGCGCTTTCGCTGCGGTGGTTCGTGGGATTCTCCAATCAGGCGCTGCATGACCCGACAGCCATTCTCGTCCCGACCGAGGACATTCAGGAGCATGCCATGGGTGACGTCGAAGCGGGAGACGAGCGCCTCAGAAGGCGCGTTCATGAGGCGCTCAAACGTCTTTTCATCCCAGCCGATCGAACCCTCCGGCGCTTTCTGCTTCACGAGTTTCTTCGCCTTCTTGGGGTCGGACGCCGCCTTTTCCTCCGCGCGTTTGTTGGCAATGACATGCTCCGGAGCCTGCACGATGACATAGCCAACATCGTCAAAGCCTTTTCGGCCGGCCCGCCCGGCAATCTGGCGAAAGTCTCGGACGCTCAAAATGCCAGGCTTCTGGCCGTCGTACTTCCAAAGCTGCGTGAACACGACCGTCCGGATGGGAACGTTGATCCCAACTCCGAGCGTGTCCGTGCCACAAATGACCTTGAGAAGACCTTTCTGGGCAAGCTGCTCGACGAGGATCCGGTACTTGGGAAGGAGGCCGGCATGGTGAACCCCTATCCCGTGTCTCAGCCAGCGCTTGACCTCCTTGCCGTAGGGGCTCGTGAACCGGACGGGTTCGAGTTCGCGCGCGAGGGCTTCCTTCTCCTCGCGGGAACAGATCGCAAGCGAGGTTAGGCTCTGTGCAGCTTCAGAAGCCTCGCGCTGGGTGAAGTGCACCAGGTACACGGGCGCCCGTTTGAGCGTGAGCAACTCCGCCACCCGCTCCGCCAAGGGTGTCTCCGAGTACTCAAAGTTCAACGGCACGGGACGCCTGTCGCTCCGCACCACTGTCGTGGTTGCGGCCGTCACCCGTGTGAGGTCCTTTGCGATAAAGTCCGTTGTGCCGAGTGTGGCGGACATCAACAGGAATCGCGCCCGAGGCATGAGCAGGAGCGGCACCTGCCAGGCGACGCCTCTCGAAACGTCCGAGTAATAGTGAAACTCGTCCATGATCACGGCACCTATCGCGTCGCTTCTTTCGCCGCCCGCCAGCGCGATGTTTGCCAGGATTTCAGCCGTGCAGCAAAGCACCGCTGCGTCGCCATTCACGGTCGCGTCGCCGGTCATCATTCCCACGTTGTCGGGCCCAAAATCGCGGCAGAGGGAGAGAAACTTTTCGTTCACCAGCGCCTTGATGGGGCAGGTGTACACGGACCTGCGCCCTGTGCAGAGTGCCTTGTAGTGAAATGCAGCGGCGACCAGAGACTTTCCGGAGCCTGTGGGTGTATTCAGGATGACATTACGCCCGGCGTATAGTTCTAGGATCGCCTCCTCCTGTTCGGGATAGAGTTCGAGGCCCCGGGCAGTCATCGCCGCCAGAAAGGCATCGAGTGCCCGGTCGGCATCCGGGAAGCCTGAAGGGGGGGCGAGGGGAGGGGAAGGCGGCATGTGGTTGAGGAGCTGAGAGGGCTGGGCGTAGGCTGAGAAGATGGGAGTAGGCAGAGAAGTTGGGAAGAGCTGAGAGGGCGAGAGGCGATCAGCCAAGCGAAACTGGACGCTGAGCGACCGCAGGCCGGCCATCGACCCTTCGTTCTGGCTCAACCTCCAGTCCTCCAGTCTTCGAGTCCTCCAGTCGCCCTCTCAACCTCTCAACCTCTCAACCTCTCAACCTCTCAACCTCTCAACCTCTCAACCTCCCGACTCAGGACTCGCCAAGAACTTTGTTCATCCCAATCTAGAAGATCCTCATGCCCCACCCCGCATCCCCCGTCTCGGCATCCCCCCTGGACCGCGCCCGCCGCCTCGCGTTTTTTCGCCTGATTCCCGTGTTGTTTGTGGCCTATGCATTGGCCTACATCGACCGGACGAACGTTGCCCTGGCCAAGCTCACGATGGGCCGCGATCTGCCGGGTTTCGATGCCGCTGTCTTTGGTTTTGGCGCCGGCATTTTCTTTTTCGGCTATTTCCTTCTCGAGGTGCCGGGGTCCGTGATTGTGGAGCGTTGGAGCGCCCGCAAGTGGATCTGCCGGATCATGGTCACCTGGGGCGTGGTCGCAGCCCTCACCGCCTTCGTGAGAACGCCGACACAGTTCTATTGGATGCGCTTCCTCCTCGGCCTTGCTGAGGCGGGCTTTTTTCCCGGCGTGATAGTCTATCTCACCCATTGGTTCGTCGAGCGTGACCGCGCAAAGGCGCTGGCCTGGTTCCTGGTTGCGACGCCGGTTGCGCAGATGATTGCGCCGGCGGTCTCGGCCCCAATCCTCCGACTTGGGGAGACGGAGTTAATCGATGGCGTGGCCGTGACTCACGCGGCGTTTGGCTCGCTCTCCGGTTGGCAGTGGATGTTCATCTTCTGGGGCGTCCCGGCCGTCATTGTCGGGGTCCTCGTCCTCGTGTTGCTGCCCGACAAACCGCGCGATGCACAGTGGCTCGCCCCGGATGAACGCGATGCGCTTGAGTCCACCCTGGCCGCTGAGAAGGCGGCGAAGGCTGGAAAGGCGAAGATGCGCCTGATGGACGGTCTCACGCATCCGCGGGTGTTGCTCCTGTGCGCTGTCTTCTTCCTCTGCGTCACCGCCAACTATGGCATCGAGTTCTTTCTCCCAAGCATTCTCCAGGATTGGTACGGACTTAGCATCGGGAGCATCGCCTGGCTCGCCGCCCTGCCTTCGGTCCTGGTGATGGTGAGCCAACTGGTGATGGGCTGGAGCTCCGACCGCTTTCAGGAACGCCGCTGGCATGTGTTGGGCCCCTGGCTTGCCACCGCAACCGCCCTGGCGCTCGTGCCCCTCACAAAAGGACACCTGGGCCTGACCATTGCCTGCTTCATGGTTGCAGCTGCCGGCCTCAAGGCCTACCTGCCGGCGTTCTTTGCACTGCCAGGCCTGTTCCTGGTCGGTACCGCTGCCGCCGGGTCGGTTGGCCTGATCAACTCGATCGGCAATCTGGGCGGCTTCCTAGGTCCCGTGATCCTGGGCAGAATGAAGGAAATGACAGGCTCCTATGGGCTTGGCCTCTGGATTCTCTCCGGATCAGTGACGCTCGCAGCTGTCTCCCTTGCCTTGGTGAAGCGAGAGGCGTTTGTTGCACGGACGCGGACATCCCGTGAAGACCGCGGGTCTTGACGGACCGTCACCTCCTTGCCCAGGTTTCTCCCACATTCCTCGACGTGTCGCTTCGCACTCCCTACTTCAGAATTTTGCTCCTGTTCCTGCTCTCACGCCTGTTTGTCGCGGGCTGCGCGTTCGTGAGTCGCGGCGTCATTGAGCCGAGCAAGTTCTTTGGCCCGCCCAACCATTGGCTGGACTATGTGACGCGGTGGGACGCGAGTTGGTACATCTCCATCGTGGTGGATGGCTACCAGCACCAGCCCGGCACCCAGTCCAATGTGGCATTCTTCCCGCTCTATCCCTTGATCGTGAAGGCGTTCGCTTGGGCCGGTGACGTCCGCATTGTGGGAATGGTGGTTTCAAATCTTTGCCTGCTGCTCGCATCGTTTGTCTTGTGGGCGCTTTTTGCGCGGAGGGACGCTGGTATCCGTGAACCAGATACCAAGGATTCCGTGCCGGATATCGCGGTGGCCCTTTTCCTGTTTAATCCCGTGACGCTCTTCTTCAGCATCATGTACACGGAGAGCCTCTTCTTCCTGCTCACCACCAGCACAGTCCTTGCGGCGCAGACCGGAAGGTGGGGGCTTGCCTTCGCTGCGGCCTTCGCTGCCGGCACAACGCGAAGCACCGGGCTCCTGCTGGCACTGCCGCTCTTTGTCGAATACTACCGAGTTTCTCTCCACCCCTTCCGGTGGGAACGTCGGATCGATCTCAGAGGATTGTTCCTTTCCAGCGCCCCGGCGCTCGGGGTTCTGGCGTTCGCGCTCCATCTGGCCGCGAGGTTCGGCGACCCTCTTTTGTTCAGTTCGGTGCAGAGGACCTGGAAGCGTGCCCTCGTCTGGCCCTGGCAAACCCTCACGCCCGAATACCTGCGGGTCTATGCCCCTTTCTATCTGGGTTGGTTCCTCTTTTTCCTGGCGGTCGGCGTGCTTCTGATTGGGCGAGGGATGCTCACCCGGATTCGTTGGAGCTACAGCGTACTTGGGATTGCAATGATTCTGCTGTATCTGAGCTCAGGTCGGCTTGAGTCCATTCCACGCTACCTGAGCGTCGTGTTTCCGCTTTACCTGGTTGCGGCGGAATTCTGGCGAGACCGCCCTGAGTTCCGACCGGCCATCGCGTGCGTCGGCGGAATCGCGGGATTTCTCTCGGTCACGCTGTTCATCAACGGCTATTGGTTCACCTGAACAGTCTATAGCTTGAATATCGCCCGTGCTTGCACCGCACGCGTGAAATGGGAAAGACTAACGCTCTACTCCCCATGAGCCTACACATCGGCATTGATTCCGGCACACAGAGCACGAAAGCGGTCGTTCTCGACCTCCAGACACGCAAGGTTGTCGCAGAGGCCAGGGCCCCTCACTCCTTGATTGAAGGCCTTCCTGTTGGGCACATGGAGCAGCACCCGCAAGATTGGACGCGTGCGCTCGACACCGTCCTCGCGGCGGTGGCGGCCAAGATTGATGGCAAACGCGTGCGTGGCATCGGTGTGTCGGGCCAGCAGCATGGCTTCGTGCCCCTGGATGCGGCCGGGGAAGTGATCCGCCCGGCAAAACTGTGGTGCGACACGAGCACCACCGCCGAGTGCGCTCTTCTCACGCGCAAGCTCGGTGGCGACAAGGCCGCACTGCGAAAGGGAGGCCTCCTTTTCCTCCCGGGTTTCACGGCTCCGAAGATCCTCTGGCTCAAGCGGAATGAACCACACCACTTCAAGCGCTTGCGGCACGTCCTGCTCCCACACGATTACCTGAACTATTTCCTCACGGGCGAACTGTTCATGGAGTATGGCGACGCTTCCGGCACGGCACTGATGGATGTGAGGCGCCGTCGCTGGTCCGCCGAGATCGCGCGCGCGATCGACAAGAACCTGATCGACTTCCTTCCGCCGCTTTCCGACTCGGACGCTGCCGTGGGTACGCTGAAGACCGAACTGGCCGCGAAGTACGGGTTCGGCGAGAACGTGACTGTAAGCGCAGGTGGCGGCGACAACATGATGGGCGCCATCGGCACGGGTAATGTTTCCCCCGGCGTCGTGACAGCGAGCTTTGGGACGAGCGGCACGATCTACGCCTATTCGGCCAAGCCGGTCGTCGATCCCGAGGGGGAGATCGCGGCGTTCTGCAGCTCGACAGGCGGGTGGCTGCCACTGCTCTGCACCATGAACGTCACAACCGTGACGGAACAGGTACGGGCGATGTTCAATCATGACCACGCGGCGTTGAATGCCGCGGTCGCCGCGGCGCCGGTTGGCGCGGGCGGACTCGTGCTGCTTCCCTACCTTGCAGGCGAGCGTACGCCAAATGTTCCAGCCGGGTCGGGTGTGTGGCTGGGTCTGACGGGTAAGACAATGAATCCGAGCTTCCTGGCCCGGTCGGCAATGGAGGGCGTGACCCTTGGAATGAATTACGGTCTGCGCCGGCTCGCCAAGCTCGGCGTGAAGGCGAAGGAGATCCGCGTGACCGGTGGTGGCGCCAAATCAGCCGTGTGGCGCCAGATCATGGCCGACGTGTTCGGCGTCCCCGTTGTGGCCATGCGCGAGGACGAAGGGGCCGCGCTCGGCGGCGCAATCCAGGCG of Opitutaceae bacterium contains these proteins:
- a CDS encoding PLP-dependent transferase, yielding MKPYPTGLGTKSLHAGQVPDPATGSRAVPIYQTTSYVFRDADHAANLFALKELGYIYTRIMNPTTDVLEQRLAALEGGTAALAHSSGQAAITAAILNVAGAGDHIVSVSQLYGGTYNLFHHTLPKLGIEITFVDADDPDAFQRAIKPNTKAFYGEGLGNPALNVFPVEEVAKIGKAAGIPLILDNTCLTPILHRSFEWGAAVVVHSTTKYLAGHGTSIGGIVVDGGNFDWGSGRFPGFTQPDPSYHGLVHWDVFKAFPPAGNANIAFAMKMRLQLLRDMGACISPFNAHATIQGLETLHLRMERICKNALETAHFLSTHPKVAWVNYPGLPSSKYHAAANKYLTGGYGGLLGFGVKSGFEGAKRAINSLKLFSHLANIGDAKSLAIHPASTTHSQLTTEEQVSTGVQPDYIRLSLGCEDFADLKADLEQALAK
- a CDS encoding NADP-dependent isocitrate dehydrogenase, whose amino-acid sequence is MPAKPTLLYTRTDEAPALATYSLLPIVQAFARHADISVETRDISLSGRILAQFSDRLPPHQRISDDLAELGALTLKPEANIIKLPNISASVPQLKEAIAELQAKGYAIPSYPEVPANDEEKDSKARYDKVKGSAVNPVLREGNSDRRAPKAVKDYARKHPHSMGAWSPSSKTVVATMGGDDFFSNEKSVTVQAATNVRIVFVDTAGAVKVLKEKTPLKAGEILDGTVMRKKALITFYQEQVARAKREGILFSLHLKATMMKVSDPVLFGHAVRVFIASLIEKHADTLQSLGVDFNNGLGDLVEKMQNLPEAKRAEIESDLKAVLAGGPAIAMVNSDNGITNLHVPSDVIVDASMPAMIRAGGKMYDAQGKLQDALAVIPDSSYAGVYDATVEFCKKHGAFDPKTMGSVPNVGLMAQAAEEYGSHNKTFIAPASGTIRVVDDAGNVLLEHGVEEGDIWRACQTKDAAIQDWVKLAVNRARLSQTPAIFWLDERRAHDAQVLAKVRTYLSQHDLTGLTLDVLPPADACRKTLERLKVGQDTISVTGNVLRDYLTDLFPILEVGTSAKMLSIVPLMNGGGLFETGAGGSAPKHVEQFLQENYLRWDSLGEFFALAASLEHLSIVMKHAKAKVLADTLDAANGKFLENDKSPSRKVGGIDNRGSHFYLALYWAQELAAQTVDSDLKRVFGPVADKLAEQEKVIVQELIAVQGKPIDVGGYYRPDDTRATEALRPSKTFNSIIDTL
- a CDS encoding alpha/beta hydrolase yields the protein MIAYFPRPANVLSVLLLATLSAFCRGNPEVVPLWPEKAPGAMEGIPAESWSHEVNNGKPYPRAENLENISIPTLTVFRPAPGKANGCAVVISPGGGYWLLAFVKEGTEIAEWFAERGVTAFVLKYRHRQHKHPIPLLDVTRAIRVVRSQAKEFGIDPNRIGAMGFSAGGHLTALAGTLYDSPEARAGDSLDSVSARPDFLVLVYSVLTLETPIGHSGSAMNLLPAGSPAEKARELSPVSNVTAQTPPTFLLASGGDEGVASENSVFFYLALRKHGVPAELHAFTRGPHGHGMRKGYGPIDVWPDLLHAWLGREGWLKQPN
- a CDS encoding DUF3516 domain-containing protein; amino-acid sequence: MPPSPPLAPPSGFPDADRALDAFLAAMTARGLELYPEQEEAILELYAGRNVILNTPTGSGKSLVAAAFHYKALCTGRRSVYTCPIKALVNEKFLSLCRDFGPDNVGMMTGDATVNGDAAVLCCTAEILANIALAGGERSDAIGAVIMDEFHYYSDVSRGVAWQVPLLLMPRARFLLMSATLGTTDFIAKDLTRVTAATTTVVRSDRRPVPLNFEYSETPLAERVAELLTLKRAPVYLVHFTQREASEAAQSLTSLAICSREEKEALARELEPVRFTSPYGKEVKRWLRHGIGVHHAGLLPKYRILVEQLAQKGLLKVICGTDTLGVGINVPIRTVVFTQLWKYDGQKPGILSVRDFRQIAGRAGRKGFDDVGYVIVQAPEHVIANKRAEEKAASDPKKAKKLVKQKAPEGSIGWDEKTFERLMNAPSEALVSRFDVTHGMLLNVLGRDENGCRVMQRLIGESHEPPQRKRTLRRKAWQLFRSLLERGILAITPPAPSGRRLQVNVDLQSDFSLHQALSLYLIDTLPRLNPESPEYALEVLTLCESILEDPEVILRRQVDKAKTEELERLKAADVPYEQRMEKLEEIEHPKPIREFLYETFNAFSASHPWVGQENVRPKAIAREVYERYMSFSDYVREYGLQRAEGVLLRHLSQAWKVLSQTVPDSFKTEEVLEMETHLRELVRSIDSSLIEEWEKMRNPNYAVDPGSTEEPRRQGKPDITRDQRTFKRLIRTAILQFLQACASRDWETAAALVGSTPDVETGLARELEQRFEAYWNARGRFKLDPEGRSTRHTHFLDVEPPGSRWEVAQMLIDPEGNNDWELRVEVDIDASRAQAAAVIRFLSLTPLGQ
- a CDS encoding MFS transporter, giving the protein MPHPASPVSASPLDRARRLAFFRLIPVLFVAYALAYIDRTNVALAKLTMGRDLPGFDAAVFGFGAGIFFFGYFLLEVPGSVIVERWSARKWICRIMVTWGVVAALTAFVRTPTQFYWMRFLLGLAEAGFFPGVIVYLTHWFVERDRAKALAWFLVATPVAQMIAPAVSAPILRLGETELIDGVAVTHAAFGSLSGWQWMFIFWGVPAVIVGVLVLVLLPDKPRDAQWLAPDERDALESTLAAEKAAKAGKAKMRLMDGLTHPRVLLLCAVFFLCVTANYGIEFFLPSILQDWYGLSIGSIAWLAALPSVLVMVSQLVMGWSSDRFQERRWHVLGPWLATATALALVPLTKGHLGLTIACFMVAAAGLKAYLPAFFALPGLFLVGTAAAGSVGLINSIGNLGGFLGPVILGRMKEMTGSYGLGLWILSGSVTLAAVSLALVKREAFVARTRTSREDRGS
- a CDS encoding mannosyltransferase family protein — encoded protein: MTDRHLLAQVSPTFLDVSLRTPYFRILLLFLLSRLFVAGCAFVSRGVIEPSKFFGPPNHWLDYVTRWDASWYISIVVDGYQHQPGTQSNVAFFPLYPLIVKAFAWAGDVRIVGMVVSNLCLLLASFVLWALFARRDAGIREPDTKDSVPDIAVALFLFNPVTLFFSIMYTESLFFLLTTSTVLAAQTGRWGLAFAAAFAAGTTRSTGLLLALPLFVEYYRVSLHPFRWERRIDLRGLFLSSAPALGVLAFALHLAARFGDPLLFSSVQRTWKRALVWPWQTLTPEYLRVYAPFYLGWFLFFLAVGVLLIGRGMLTRIRWSYSVLGIAMILLYLSSGRLESIPRYLSVVFPLYLVAAEFWRDRPEFRPAIACVGGIAGFLSVTLFINGYWFT
- the xylB gene encoding xylulokinase — protein: MSLHIGIDSGTQSTKAVVLDLQTRKVVAEARAPHSLIEGLPVGHMEQHPQDWTRALDTVLAAVAAKIDGKRVRGIGVSGQQHGFVPLDAAGEVIRPAKLWCDTSTTAECALLTRKLGGDKAALRKGGLLFLPGFTAPKILWLKRNEPHHFKRLRHVLLPHDYLNYFLTGELFMEYGDASGTALMDVRRRRWSAEIARAIDKNLIDFLPPLSDSDAAVGTLKTELAAKYGFGENVTVSAGGGDNMMGAIGTGNVSPGVVTASFGTSGTIYAYSAKPVVDPEGEIAAFCSSTGGWLPLLCTMNVTTVTEQVRAMFNHDHAALNAAVAAAPVGAGGLVLLPYLAGERTPNVPAGSGVWLGLTGKTMNPSFLARSAMEGVTLGMNYGLRRLAKLGVKAKEIRVTGGGAKSAVWRQIMADVFGVPVVAMREDEGAALGGAIQAAWCEARRSGRAKAKITEFTEGVVEVDEASRCVPAKANVARYKELQALQDKLSSTLRPLFEVQRELA